The genomic stretch GTCGGGGCTGACCCCTTCTGACATGAGGGCGATGGAGAGGTTGTCCGATGGGCCTCCCCAGTTGTGCATGGCTCGGGGGCCAGGGAACCTCTTTACGTCGAAGAAATCCTTCCAGCTCTTGGGTCGCTTTCCTTCGGGGAAGACCTTGGTGTTGTATGCCAGTACCACACATTCGAGGTACTGGGCCACCCCCCACTTCTTGAGTGAACCGGGGACGAGGTCCTTTGTGTGGGTGACGATGCCGTAGTCGATATCTTCGAGGTAACCCTTGTCGTAGTACTTCTGGTTGTACCCTTCGTAATCAGCCGAAATCATATCCCACTCGATATTTCCGCTTCTCATCATGGCATCGAGTTTGCCTCCCACCGAAACCCCGGCTTCCACGGCGACTACCTTTATGCCGGTCTCCTCGGTAAAGGGCTCAAAGAAGGCCTTTTCCTGGGCTTCGGTGATGCTCCCCCCCCAGGTTTGGACCACGATATGGTTCCGCCCCGCATGAGCGCTCGGCACAAAGCACCCGCCGGCCAGGACCAGGAGAAGAACCAGACAGGATACAAAAACACTACCGGGTGATACTCTTGGCCAGATCTTTTTCATCCCAATCCTCCTTCATCATAGGGTCTTGATTCCAAAAGGTTTCTCTGGGCTCCTCACCTCCTTTTCGCGGGATTCCGCCCCCCCCGGCTCCGTCCGATTCTTTCTGCTTCAATCTCGGTTTTTCAGCAGCTTCACCGATTTCTCGCCGCGGGCCGGGTAATGAGCCTAAGCCATCCTTTGGGCCTCGCGGTCGGCGGCCGCCAGTATGCGATCGAGCTCTGCAAGAACCTCCCTGGGCAGAGGCTCGGGGTGGTGGTTCTCATCGATTCGCTTGAATTCCTCGAGGGCCAGGGTTCTCGGATCGAGTAGCCTGCCCTGTCCGTCCTTCCTTCCCAGCAAGCGAGAGAGGCGAAAATCCCGTACGTGGTCGCAGGTGTGGTCCTCCATCAGGAAGTGTCCCCTGGGACCCACTTTCTCGATCACGTCGAGAGCCATGTCGTATCCCTCGAATTCGAATCCGCGGAACAGGTCGTAGGCGGCCCGGCAGACCTCGTGGTCGAGGATCACCTGCTCGGGGTAGAGAACCATGGACCCTCCGAGCAGCCCCAGGTATCCGCAGATCTCTCCACCGCACAGGGGGATGAGGGCCGCACCCATTCCCGCCTCCATGCCGGACTGCCAGCCTATGTCGAGGGCGTCGCTGCTCACCCCCCCTCCCCCCAGGCTGGGCACACCCCAGGCATGGGCGAGTTGGACGGAAATCATGTTGACAGGCAACGGCACCTCGCTGACATAGTCTCCGGTCCTGGGGTCCATGAGCGACACGAGGACCGAGTGAAACACAGGTGCTCCGGGGTAGGCCAACTGGATCAGCACCATGGCGCTCACCACCTCTGCATCGCCCGTGACGAGGGCCCCGAGGGGAGTGGCCGGTGCTGTCGACCCCATGGTGGTCATGGCCATGAAGCTGACAGGGATGCCTGCCTCTGCATAGACCAGGGCCGACTCGATCCCATCGGCATCCTGGGCCAGAGGCGCGATGGTGCATATGTTGGCGTTGATAGGGGGACGCCGTCGCAGCTCCACGCCGCTGCCGGCCACGACGGTAGCCATCTCGACTATGTAACGTGCCAGAGGGGCGAAAACCGTCGTGCCGCCCCGCACGTGCTTGAGCGTGTTGACCAGACCTGCGTGACACTCGTGGAGAGGTGCTGTACGCCCGTGATCCTGGGCACTGACCATGGGCCAGAAAAAGCTGATCATGGGCAGGGCGTCGCAGACACGGGCCATCCGGGCCACGTCGTCCTTTCTGGAAGGTCTCTGCTTTCGGGTCCACAGGTCGACCACGTGGACCCCGCACCCGTCCGTGCAGAGGTAGGACCGGCTCCCATCGAGGACCAGGTCGAAGCGTTCGTGTCGTCCTGCCAGGACAAATGACCGGGGCGCCGTGGACATGGCCTTGGTCACAAGGCCGGGCGGGATGCGAACGATCTGTCTATCCATATCCACCAGGGCCCCGTGGTCGGAAAAAAGCTCGAGGGCGGTCCGGGAGGGAAAGTGGACACCCACCTCTTCCAGCAGGCGGAGCGTTCCGCCACGAAGGGTTTCGACCTGGGACTGGGTGAGCAGTTCCTTTTTCAGGGCGGAGACGAAGGGAACTATCTCCGGGGTTTCCGAATCCATCTGCGCCTCCTCGGGAAGGCAAAGAGCGGTGTCGCCGGACCCGCTTCACAAGAGGCAAAGAGAACAAAGACCTTCTATTCGCAAAGTTTCCCCGAAATATTTCTATATTTCGTAGCCTGTTCTTAATAATATATTTCTTTTCGAATGTCAAGTAGATTGGCACAGACGTGAGAGGGGGGGCAGACGGGAGGATAGGGGACGGGAGTCAAGGACGAGGGTCGAGTCTCGTTGTGAGTCATTCCGCCGATTTTTCCGGTAGACCCCATGGGGTCCCCCATAGGGTCAAATCTCGATTTGAGTCTTGTAACCGATTTATCTTGGACATTCGGTATGTTATGCTATTAGTAGTCCATCATGGGCAGGAAGGTCCTGCCTTGCCCATGTGGAACCCCTGTGAACCTTTGGATTCCTGTCAGAAGAGGCTGAGCGGTTCTTTGACTGCCACCGGCCGACCCGGTGGATCGGAGAGAGGCAAGGGGCTGAACGTTCTCTTTCTATTGTAGCTTTTCGATCCTCACCGGCACGGCCTTCAGAAGGGGGAAGCCCGTGACAGGATCGGTGACGCGATCATCTGTGAGAAGGTTTACATTGGCCTCGTCCCACCCGTGGGTGATCTGGAGGACACCCGGGAGGATGTCTTTTTCGCCCATAACCCTTGCCGGAATCTCAATGGAGCCCACCGTTGAGGTTACCTTTACCCGTTGCCCTTCGGTGATTCCCATCCGGGCGGCATCGTCAGGATGGATCTCGACTTGCGGCACGGGGATGGATGCGCGAAACCGCGCAATATTACGGTACCTCGAATGATAGTAGAGAGACTTCCTGGCTCCTGTGATAAGGATGAAGGGATAGTCGGGGTTCGAACGGCTCCGATAACGGGGGGGTCGGTATTCGGGTAGCTCAGGATGGCCCGATTCGCCTAAATACGCCGACGAGAACTCGAACTTTCCCGTGGGGGTTGGAAGAGGCCGATTTGTATACTTCCTGTATCTGAGGGGTCGATAGGTATATCCCTCTGGATGCCTTCTCAGTTCATCGAGGGATATGCCTGCCGGTTCCAGGATCCACTGGTTGACCTGCTCTTCGTTTTCCCAGGGAAAGTACCTCTCCCCGAAACCGAGCCGGCAGGCAAGATCCCGCCAGAAGGTGTACTCATCCCGGACACCGGGAATATCCAAAACCTTGGTCGTGAGGGTGACAAGCTGGAGATGGGTATGGTAGTGAAGCTCAGATCTTTCGAGAAAGGATGCCGCAGGGAGGATGTAGTGGGCGAGCTTTGCACTCTCGGTCAGAAAGAGATCTCTGAAAACCAGTAGATCCAACCGGGCAAATGCTCTTGCGACCTTTTGGGCATTCGGATTGGTGAGTACCGGGTTGGCTCCCGTTACGATCAGCCCCTTCAAAGGATAGCCGTCTGAGAAGAGAATCCGATCCATGGCAGTGAGGGAGTGACAGTCTTTGGTGTACCGGTAGAGAGTCGGATATTCTGCAGCACCTATGGGCTCTTGCCCTTCCAGAGGGATCTCGTCGTAGAGTGTTAGGGTACGTCCTCCCATCGTCTCTGGCCAGGGGTCGCCCCCCTCGACATCGACCGCGCCGCAGAGTCCGCCCAGGCAGGCAACGGCTCTGACGGTGTCGAGCACATTGTCGTGGTGTTCCAGGCCGGTTCCGACATAACCGGCGACTCTCGGGCGGCTCGCAGCCAGCATTCCGCCGATCTGAAGGATTCTGGTCCGGTCGACTCCGGTCTGTCTCTCGACCCATTCGGGGGTACAGGTCCTGGCGTAACTTGCAAATCGATCAAATCCGACGGTATGGTTGTTTACGAAATGGCGATCGTAGTTTCCTGTTTCGATCAGATAGCGGGCTAGGCCCAGGGCGAGCGCGCCGTCCGTTCCTGGGAGGGGTTGAACAAAGATATCGGCCTTGCGGGCAATGGCGGTGCGGCGGGGATCGATGACCACGAGTTTTGCCCCTTTTTTCCTTCCCTCGGTGATCCTGCTCATAAAAGTGGGATGTGAGACAGGGGGATTCGATCCCCAGAGAATAATGAGGGCCGCCCTTTCGAAATCCGGGCACGGGTTCAGGTATCCCTGCACCAGTCGGTAGGCGATGTAACGGGCGCTGAAGCAAACCGAGTCGGCGGAAAAGAAGTTCGGCGATCCAAAGGCATGGATAAAACGGCGGGCGTATTGCTCCTGCTGGAAGAAACCCACGGCCTCACCGGTCCAAACCCCCACTGATCTGGCCCCGTAATCTTCCTTGATGTCACGCATCCTGCCGGCGATCTCATCCATGGCCTGTTCGTATGAGATCTCCTCAAAGGTCCGGTCGGGTTTCCTCCTTAGAGGATTGAGGAGGCGGCGGGGATGGTAGACGAGATCTACCGCAGCACGCCCTTTGGCACAGATCAGTCCGCGGCTGGCCGGGTGGTCTTTGAACCCGCTGATTCTGTGTATCTTCCCGTGAGCGACATGGACATTGAGCCCGCAGCGCATGTCACACTGGCGGCATAGGGTCTGAATCTCTCCGTTTGCGACAGCGGTCTTCGAGTTCATCGACAACCTCTCAATGATGGGTTTGGATCGTAGTAGCGGTTGATTCTCTTCGAAAAATTCCGCCCTGCTTTGACTCTCCGTGCTTCACGGCTCTGCAGTCACGGACTGCCGGGCGGTAGCGGGCTCGGTCGAGTTGCGTGGCCTAGGAATCTTCCTCGGCGGAGGGTACAGGGAGAAAACTCGGGCTTCCTGCAGGCCGGTTAGGCCGATTCGGTGTCATTCACCAAGCAGATCCCTCAGTTTTTCTCTTGTCCTCTCGTGCATCGTTTTTGAACCCGACTCGGTCCATTGGGCCAGAGGCACCCTGCATAGGAGCGAGGGTGTCCACATCTCCGTGCGGGCGTGCTCGAGAGTGTGGTTGCTGCTTATGAAAGCCCCCTTCTTTCCCGCATCCCTGATGACACGGTAGGCCAGCCTTTCCTCGTCCACGGCGATCCCTCCGGCGATCCTCGATACCATACCTGCCAATTCGTCGCACAGGACGAGCATCTCGAGGGACCCGGTCTTGCCCGAGGATAGAAAACCGAGGTTGTGGGTCAAACCGGTTCCCATGAGGACAGACATCACCATGTTCATTCCCGCCTCTGCGGCCGCCTGGGAATCGACGGTGTGCGCATCGGAGCAGCCCGAGCCGGACCAACTCGGGACGCCTATGTCGGAGAAATAGTCCGCCGTGGCAAGGCAGACCAGTCCGTATTCCGGGCTCCCGTAGCAGATGCTGCCCGTCCGCATGTCCATGGGGATAATCGCCGCTCCCGACATGACCGGTGCTCCGGGGCCCTCCATCTGGTGGACTACGATTCCTCCCAGGATTTCCGCTGCCGTCTGTGCCAGTGCTCCGGCAAGGGTCATTGGGGCAGTTGCTCCCGGCATGACTGCGGGGAAGCAGACCACGGGAAGAGACCGCTTTGCGGCGAAACGTAGCCGTCTGCATGCCTCCTCGCCGAGTCTCAGGGGAGAAGTGGGGCCGGTGAGGTCCATCCCGAAAGGCCTCTGGGAGAGAGCCTGCCAGCCACCGGCCACGTCGGCGAGAAACTGCCAGACCTGTCCGGTCTCCTTCTCGTTGTGGCCGAGAAAGGCCAGGGGTTTGCCCGTATGCTCGACCATTGCCCGGACAGTCCGTATGGCCTCTTGCTGGGGGGGGACGTCACTCGGAGCCCCAAGCGACAGGACGAGATCTATATTGGAAAGCCTGTCGCATACCCGGGCCGTCCTGACAATATCCTCGAGGAGGAAGGGCCGGTGGACTCCCGTTCTGTAGTCCAGAATGTTGAGGCACCCTGTACCCGGACTGAACCTGGGTCTGCCGTCACCGGTGTTTACGGCCACGTTGCCGTTTCGATCGTACAGTGTCAGGCTGGGGGGAACAGTGGCAAGAGACCGCGCGACCAGTTCTGGTCCAAAGAGGAGGTATCCGTCTCCCCCCTCTCGGCATCCCATCTCCTTCAATCTCTTTCGCGTCTCTTCGTCCTGGACGTCCATGCCGATCTCGCCCAGGACCCGGAGGGCTGTCCGGTGTATCTGTTCCGTTTCTTCTTCGGAGAGGACCCGCAATCTAAGGGAATTTGATTTCTTCATCACGCTGGCCATCCTTTTCGATCCTTACAGGCACGGCCTTGAGCAGGGGGAACCCGCTGATGGGATCGTTCACGGAATCGTAGGTTATCAGATTCACGTTGGCCTCCTCCCAGCCGTGGGTGATCTGGAGGACCCCTGGAAGGATCTGCCTTGTATGGACGATCTTTGCCTGGATCTCCACGGCACCGATCTCCGATACTACCCGGACCCGTTCTTTGTCTCCGATGCCCAATTTCGCGGCATCATCGGGATGGATCTCCACCTCGGGCGCAGGCACGGCGGTGCGGAAGCGGTGAATGTTACGGTATCTCGAATGATAGAAGAGATACTTCCTTGCACCGGTGATGAGGACAAGGGGATACTCCCTGCTCGGGTGGCTCATGTAGCGAGGCGGCTCGTAGACGGGCAGTTCCGGATAGCCGAGTTCTTTCAAATAGCGGGAGGCGAATTCGAACTTTCCCGTAGGTGTCGGAAATGGTTGTTCCTTGTACTTATTGTATCTCAAGGGGCTGTATACATAGCCCTCAGGGTGTTTCTTCAGATCGTCCAGGGAGATGCCCGTCGGTTCAAGGATCCAGCGGTTGACCTGCTCCTCGTTCTCCCAGGGGAAGTACCTCTCGCCGAAACCGAGCCGGTGGGCCAGATCCCTCCAGAAGGTATACTCGTCCGTGACGCCTGGAATATCGAGCACCTTGGTAGTAAGGGTTACGAGCTGCCGGTCCGTGTGGTAGTGGAGTTCGGACCTTTCGAGGAAGGACGCTGCAGGAAGAACGTAGTGGGCCAGTTTCGCGCTTTCGGTGAGGAAGAGTTCCCTCACGACCAGAAGCTCGAGACTCGCAAAGGCATCACGCACCTTTCTTGCATTGGGGTTGGTGAGCACGGGGTTCGCCCCCGTCACGATGAGCCCGCGCAAGGGGTAGTCTCCCTTGCCGAGAATATAGTCCATGGCCGTCATGGTGTGGCATTCCCGGCGGAACCGGTAGAGGACGGGGTATCTGTCCGCCCCGATAGGGTTTTGATCGAGGAGGGGGAGCTCATCATAGAGTGTCAGGCTCCGCCCTCCCATCCCTTGCGGCCAGGTCTGTCCTCCCTTTACGTCGATGGCTCCGCAGAGACCGCCCAGACAGGCTACGACCCGTATGTTGTTTATCCCGTTCTCGTGGTGTTCCAGGCCGTTTCCCACGTAGTTGATGACTCTCGGCTTGTTTTGAACGATCATCTGGGCGATCTCCACGAGCCTCTGCCCCTCGATTCCTGTCTCTTTCTCGACGAACTCGGGGGTGAACCTCTCGGCGTATTCGGCAAATCCGTCAAAGCCTATCGAGTACTTCTCGACAAAGGGCCGGTCGTAGTTCCCGGTCTGGATGAGGTGGTTGGCCAGCCCCCAGGCCAGAGCGCCATCGGTGCCCGGAAAGGGCTGCACGAAGATATCCGCCTTATAAGCCACAGAGACCAGACGGGGGTCGATGACGACGAGCTTCGCCCCTCTGGCCCGGGCGTCGGCGATGAGCCTCATAAAAGGTGGATGCGAGAAGGGGAGGTTGGTTCCCCAGAGAACGATGAGGTCGGCGTTTTCAAAGTCGGGGCAGCCGTTCCAGTAACCCTGGACGAGTCCGTACCCGATGTAGCGGCCGTTGAAACACTCCGAGTCGTTCGAAAAGTAGTTGGGAGATCCAAAGGCATGGACGAACCGCCTGGCATATTCCTCCTGCTGAAAAAACCCGAGCGCTTCCCCCTTCCAAACCCCCATCGATCTCGCCCCATAGGTCTTCTTGATGGCCTCCATTTTTGCGGCGATTTCATCGAGTGCCTGGTCGTAGGAGATCTCGCGGAAGGTTCCGTCCGGCTTTTTCTTTAGCGGCTTAAGGAGGCGGTCCTCTTTGTAGACCAGGTCCGCCGCGGCATGTCCCTTGTGGCAGATCCTGCCCCGGTTCTGTGGGTGATCTTTGAATCCCTTGATCTCCGCTATCCTGCCGTCCCTGATATGGACATCAACCCCGCAGCGCATGTCACATTGGCGGCAGAGGGTCTGGACCGTCCCGTTTCTCACGACTGTTTCTCCCGTCATCTTGGGATTCCTCACTGGTGGACCACAAGGCATCTCATCAAACGGTTGTCCACGATTCTCCTCCTCAGATCTGACAGATCCGCGGCCTCGATGTAGTTCAGGGCATGAGGCATGCAGAACATGATGCATCTCGGTTCGCCTTCACAGAGGTTGCACTTCTGGATCACATGCCTTTCTGTATTGAAATGGATATTCCCGAAGGGGCAGGCCATCATGCACATCTTGCATCCTACACAGCGGTCCTGGTCGACCACGATCGCCCCGGTGCGGGGGTCTCGGCTGAGGGCACCGCTGGGACAGATCTCCATGCAGGGTGGTGTTTCACACTGGGAGCAGGTCAGAGTCGAAATGAACCGTTCGCCGGGATAGAGGTTGACCCGAATGTTTGAATCCTCTCGCCTGAACCCCCCTGTTCCGTAAAGGGAACACGCCTGTTCGCAGTTCCGGCATCCGATGCAGCGGTCGAGGTCGATGTAGATTATTCTCATGGGCTCTCCTGTTGAGACCGGGAATTCCCCGGACCCGGTTCTAGCTCCTGCCAACCAGAGGGCGGAGTAATCTCAGGGGGTGCACCCGCAGGTCCTCGGTCCGGGGTATCTCTCTCTTTCTGAGTATGCAGGATCTCAGGATGCCAAAAGAGGCGACGTCCTCGGCTCGGCCTATTAGGACTCCGCCCACAGGAACTCTACGGTGGAGCAGGAGCTTAACGTAGACCCCGCCTTCCCTATCGAGGTAGGCTTGTTCATCTATTTCGGGAGATTTCCTCACCATTCCCATGGATGCCACCGTCAAATGGAAGAATTCGCTCACATTGCCGCTGAGGCTGCCCCGATAGTGAACCTCCCTCCCCGCCATATTGCTCCCGGCAATTGTGCCGTGCTCTACGGCAGTTGTCCAGAGAGCATGGGTTGCCCACCGATCTCCGAGAACAGAGGGCCCCTGGGCGACATCACCGGCTGCATAGATTCCCGGTACACTCGTCTCCATTGTGTCGCTCACCAGGATGCCCCTGTCGGTGCGAACCGAGTCGGTCTCCAGGAAAGCGATGTTGGGCCGCACCCCTGCTGCCACGACCACCATGTCCACATCGAAGGGACGCCGGTCCGCCGGGTAGACCCTGTACTGGCCCCTCGATCTCTTTTCCACCCTTTGGACAGCCGTTCCCGTCAGGACGCGGACTCTCTCGCGGCGCATTGCCGTCTCCACCATTTCAGCCCCTGTTCTATCGAGACTCTGGGGCATGACATGGTCCATTATTTCAGTGATCGTCACCTCCAGATTCCTCTGCACCGCAACCCATGCAAGCATGAGGGAGATAAAGCCTCCCCCCATGATCATGAGGCGCCTGTTCCCCTTGAAGCACCTGCCGACTCGGAGGGCATCTTCCATGGTCCAGAAATGCCCTATCTCCTCGCTGTCCAGGCCTCGGACAGTGGGCTTCACAGGTGAGGAACCCGAGGCGATCAGCAGCCTGTCAAAGGGGATCGTCTCGCCCGTATCGAGATAGAGCCTTTTTTGGGAAAGGTCCGTTCCTACAACCGACCGGCCCAACAGAGTCCTGACGTTGAACCGGTCATAGAAACGGGTGGACCGATAGAAAAGACCCTGGATATCCGTCCTCCCCAAAACAAGATACGGGAGAAGAACACGGGAGTACGGCGGGTGCTTTTCAGAGGAGACCAGGAGAATCGCACTTGTCCGGTCATGCTTGCGGAAGGCCTCGATGGCGCTCACCGCCGCGGCACCGCCTCCGATGATAACCACTCTCATCGTTCCTGCCACAGGACCCCTCAACAAGAAGGAGCAGGCCCTTTGGGTTGTCTCCCTATGTGAAACGAGTTTCCTTTATGTTCTACCAGAAAGTACCAGCCCTCTCGGTGAGTTGTCAAGGCCGGCTCCAAGAATATCAACCCAGGAAGTGAGAATGGCATTCGGGGCCTCGCCCTAGGGGTAGCCAACCGCTCGTGCGATGTCGCCAGGGGATAGGGGCGTGATACTGTCAGACAGAAGGGGTCTTGGACTCGAAGACTTCCACGGATGCTTGATTCAAAGCCGGGAGACCCCGGCGACAAGATTCACTTGACATCTCTGCACGCCTGTGGAAATCTTTGAAGCACGTGACTCTGCAGTATACGGAGAGGGGTGCCAGGAGATGGAGATCCTTTTGAAACCGATCGGTGTCATTCACTCCCCTTTCACGGACAAGACCGGTATCCCCGTCCAGTCTTTTCATTCGGATGAGTTGGGATGGGTCGAAGTCAACAAGGAATACGAGAGAGGGCTGAGAGATCTCGAAGGATTCTCCCACATTATCCTGCTGTATTACTACGAGACGGGAGAGACGCGCCTCGAAGTGAAGCCCGTGCTGGGGACCAGAACCCACGGTATCTTTGCCACAAGGGACCTCAGGCGGCCGAACAGGTTGGGATTCAGCGTGGTGCGTCTTCTGGAGAAGAAAGGGAACATTCTCAAGATCCGCGGTGTCGACGTGTTGGAGGGAAGCCCTCTGCTCGACATCAAGCCCTATGTGCCCGCCTTTGACGGGAGAAGCGGTTGCAGGATCGGGTGGCTTGAGGGAAAGGTGTGACGGGGGGAAGGGAGTATGGGGGTTGAGAGACTCTGGGGAGCCAGGTTTGAAGATGAGATGCCCCGTCGGGTTCTCGATTTCCTCTCGGGCCGGGACCTTCGAGCAAGGCCGCCCTGTGACGAGATGCTCCTTCCCTATGACATCTGGGGAAGCAGGGCTCACACCATCATGCTCTGGAAGCAGGGAATAGTCTCGGAAAAGGACGCCCGGGAGATCCTGTCGGGTCTGAAGGAGCTCGAGAATCTGTACGTGTCCGGGCGGTTGAGACTGGAGGCTTCCCGGGAGGACGTTCATTCGAACGTCGAAAGCGAACTCACGGCACGGCGGGGGATCGAGTCGGCGGGCAAGATGCACACGGCTCGAAGCCGAAACGACCAGATCGCCCTGGACATGCGTCTCTACCTGAGAGATCAGGCATCGGGTTTCATCAGGGATTTGATAGATCTCCTCGAGAGGATCGCGACGCGGGCAGAGCGGCACGTCAGGACCGTCATGCCTGGTTTCACCCATCTCCAGCATGGAATGATGACCACCTTCGGTCACCTGC from Deltaproteobacteria bacterium encodes the following:
- a CDS encoding ABC transporter substrate-binding protein, producing the protein MKKIWPRVSPGSVFVSCLVLLLVLAGGCFVPSAHAGRNHIVVQTWGGSITEAQEKAFFEPFTEETGIKVVAVEAGVSVGGKLDAMMRSGNIEWDMISADYEGYNQKYYDKGYLEDIDYGIVTHTKDLVPGSLKKWGVAQYLECVVLAYNTKVFPEGKRPKSWKDFFDVKRFPGPRAMHNWGGPSDNLSIALMSEGVSPDDLFPLDFDRAFKIMDKIKPHIKVWYTSGEQLMQALIDGEVVMAVSTDGRAKTAKRLGAPVAIEWNQALYFLAYNCVVKNSPMKEAAMRLIDFCNRPEQQAVFTNYMGYSGTNKKAVRYIHPSMQKDLATYPANFGKLINLYGVKNGKWQLSHMDEIDERWNTWIAK
- a CDS encoding trimethylamine methyltransferase family protein, with amino-acid sequence MDSETPEIVPFVSALKKELLTQSQVETLRGGTLRLLEEVGVHFPSRTALELFSDHGALVDMDRQIVRIPPGLVTKAMSTAPRSFVLAGRHERFDLVLDGSRSYLCTDGCGVHVVDLWTRKQRPSRKDDVARMARVCDALPMISFFWPMVSAQDHGRTAPLHECHAGLVNTLKHVRGGTTVFAPLARYIVEMATVVAGSGVELRRRPPINANICTIAPLAQDADGIESALVYAEAGIPVSFMAMTTMGSTAPATPLGALVTGDAEVVSAMVLIQLAYPGAPVFHSVLVSLMDPRTGDYVSEVPLPVNMISVQLAHAWGVPSLGGGGVSSDALDIGWQSGMEAGMGAALIPLCGGEICGYLGLLGGSMVLYPEQVILDHEVCRAAYDLFRGFEFEGYDMALDVIEKVGPRGHFLMEDHTCDHVRDFRLSRLLGRKDGQGRLLDPRTLALEEFKRIDENHHPEPLPREVLAELDRILAAADREAQRMA
- a CDS encoding molybdopterin-dependent oxidoreductase, which codes for MNSKTAVANGEIQTLCRQCDMRCGLNVHVAHGKIHRISGFKDHPASRGLICAKGRAAVDLVYHPRRLLNPLRRKPDRTFEEISYEQAMDEIAGRMRDIKEDYGARSVGVWTGEAVGFFQQEQYARRFIHAFGSPNFFSADSVCFSARYIAYRLVQGYLNPCPDFERAALIILWGSNPPVSHPTFMSRITEGRKKGAKLVVIDPRRTAIARKADIFVQPLPGTDGALALGLARYLIETGNYDRHFVNNHTVGFDRFASYARTCTPEWVERQTGVDRTRILQIGGMLAASRPRVAGYVGTGLEHHDNVLDTVRAVACLGGLCGAVDVEGGDPWPETMGGRTLTLYDEIPLEGQEPIGAAEYPTLYRYTKDCHSLTAMDRILFSDGYPLKGLIVTGANPVLTNPNAQKVARAFARLDLLVFRDLFLTESAKLAHYILPAASFLERSELHYHTHLQLVTLTTKVLDIPGVRDEYTFWRDLACRLGFGERYFPWENEEQVNQWILEPAGISLDELRRHPEGYTYRPLRYRKYTNRPLPTPTGKFEFSSAYLGESGHPELPEYRPPRYRSRSNPDYPFILITGARKSLYYHSRYRNIARFRASIPVPQVEIHPDDAARMGITEGQRVKVTSTVGSIEIPARVMGEKDILPGVLQITHGWDEANVNLLTDDRVTDPVTGFPLLKAVPVRIEKLQ
- a CDS encoding trimethylamine methyltransferase family protein, which produces MKKSNSLRLRVLSEEETEQIHRTALRVLGEIGMDVQDEETRKRLKEMGCREGGDGYLLFGPELVARSLATVPPSLTLYDRNGNVAVNTGDGRPRFSPGTGCLNILDYRTGVHRPFLLEDIVRTARVCDRLSNIDLVLSLGAPSDVPPQQEAIRTVRAMVEHTGKPLAFLGHNEKETGQVWQFLADVAGGWQALSQRPFGMDLTGPTSPLRLGEEACRRLRFAAKRSLPVVCFPAVMPGATAPMTLAGALAQTAAEILGGIVVHQMEGPGAPVMSGAAIIPMDMRTGSICYGSPEYGLVCLATADYFSDIGVPSWSGSGCSDAHTVDSQAAAEAGMNMVMSVLMGTGLTHNLGFLSSGKTGSLEMLVLCDELAGMVSRIAGGIAVDEERLAYRVIRDAGKKGAFISSNHTLEHARTEMWTPSLLCRVPLAQWTESGSKTMHERTREKLRDLLGE
- a CDS encoding molybdopterin-dependent oxidoreductase, which encodes MTGETVVRNGTVQTLCRQCDMRCGVDVHIRDGRIAEIKGFKDHPQNRGRICHKGHAAADLVYKEDRLLKPLKKKPDGTFREISYDQALDEIAAKMEAIKKTYGARSMGVWKGEALGFFQQEEYARRFVHAFGSPNYFSNDSECFNGRYIGYGLVQGYWNGCPDFENADLIVLWGTNLPFSHPPFMRLIADARARGAKLVVIDPRLVSVAYKADIFVQPFPGTDGALAWGLANHLIQTGNYDRPFVEKYSIGFDGFAEYAERFTPEFVEKETGIEGQRLVEIAQMIVQNKPRVINYVGNGLEHHENGINNIRVVACLGGLCGAIDVKGGQTWPQGMGGRSLTLYDELPLLDQNPIGADRYPVLYRFRRECHTMTAMDYILGKGDYPLRGLIVTGANPVLTNPNARKVRDAFASLELLVVRELFLTESAKLAHYVLPAASFLERSELHYHTDRQLVTLTTKVLDIPGVTDEYTFWRDLAHRLGFGERYFPWENEEQVNRWILEPTGISLDDLKKHPEGYVYSPLRYNKYKEQPFPTPTGKFEFASRYLKELGYPELPVYEPPRYMSHPSREYPLVLITGARKYLFYHSRYRNIHRFRTAVPAPEVEIHPDDAAKLGIGDKERVRVVSEIGAVEIQAKIVHTRQILPGVLQITHGWEEANVNLITYDSVNDPISGFPLLKAVPVRIEKDGQRDEEIKFP
- a CDS encoding 4Fe-4S dicluster domain-containing protein, with the translated sequence MRIIYIDLDRCIGCRNCEQACSLYGTGGFRREDSNIRVNLYPGERFISTLTCSQCETPPCMEICPSGALSRDPRTGAIVVDQDRCVGCKMCMMACPFGNIHFNTERHVIQKCNLCEGEPRCIMFCMPHALNYIEAADLSDLRRRIVDNRLMRCLVVHQ
- a CDS encoding NAD(P)/FAD-dependent oxidoreductase; amino-acid sequence: MRVVIIGGGAAAVSAIEAFRKHDRTSAILLVSSEKHPPYSRVLLPYLVLGRTDIQGLFYRSTRFYDRFNVRTLLGRSVVGTDLSQKRLYLDTGETIPFDRLLIASGSSPVKPTVRGLDSEEIGHFWTMEDALRVGRCFKGNRRLMIMGGGFISLMLAWVAVQRNLEVTITEIMDHVMPQSLDRTGAEMVETAMRRERVRVLTGTAVQRVEKRSRGQYRVYPADRRPFDVDMVVVAAGVRPNIAFLETDSVRTDRGILVSDTMETSVPGIYAAGDVAQGPSVLGDRWATHALWTTAVEHGTIAGSNMAGREVHYRGSLSGNVSEFFHLTVASMGMVRKSPEIDEQAYLDREGGVYVKLLLHRRVPVGGVLIGRAEDVASFGILRSCILRKREIPRTEDLRVHPLRLLRPLVGRS
- the tsaA gene encoding tRNA (N6-threonylcarbamoyladenosine(37)-N6)-methyltransferase TrmO encodes the protein MEILLKPIGVIHSPFTDKTGIPVQSFHSDELGWVEVNKEYERGLRDLEGFSHIILLYYYETGETRLEVKPVLGTRTHGIFATRDLRRPNRLGFSVVRLLEKKGNILKIRGVDVLEGSPLLDIKPYVPAFDGRSGCRIGWLEGKV